Genomic segment of Xenopus laevis strain J_2021 chromosome 4S, Xenopus_laevis_v10.1, whole genome shotgun sequence:
ATATTGTGCTCAGCTTCGTACCTCATGTTCTGCGCACTCATAGCCCTAGCAGCCACACCAGAAGTTCCACCACTCATGCCAGTCTGAATGAGGTGTTTCTTGGGAATGTTAAGAGGAAATTCCTGACCTAGCACCAGAGCTCGTCTCATATCTGTTTCCAGAATGTCCATACAGGTAGAGAAAATGACCCATAGCCTCTCAAATTCAGCCTTGTCTTCTTTGGTCAATCTATGGTCCTTGAGAGTGCTGGTAAGTGTGTTTCTGTTGGCCACCGCTAGTTCTTGTGCTTTCTGCCTGGTCTTCTTCAATTCTTCACGCAGGTTCTGTGAGTCTGATGTGCCACCTATGGTGAGTACCAGATGTCTGTAGCAGCCAGTTACCTTGTTAAGAGCATCCAACAGTGCCTTGCATTCCTCCTTCAGCATCTCCAGTTTTGCTTTCTGCCAAAACCACTTAAAAGCCCAAATACTATCAAAAACGACACTTTTTTTAACACTGCTCCAAAGAATGCAGACTGGCAATTAGCTGCGCCTCCACATTGCTTTCACTGCTTTATATATTCAAACAAATGGCATATCTCATTGAAACACAATCAGAGATGTCCTACTCGGGCTCCTCCATGGCACCaggctgcaaaaaaaattaaataaaaaaaaaagttgagtggAATCAAATCCTTTGGCAATAATCTGTCAACCTATCAGAGATCATCTGGTAGCAACATGTGCACAGTATGAGTGAAATCCATATCAAGCAGTTGAGTATTCCCCTTGCAGGAGGATTGGATAAAAGTTAAAGAACTGCTCTAGAGGGAGCAACTCAAGTTTCAAAACAGGGTATCCTGCTCTTCCACTAGATCTCAGTGATTTCTCCCAACGGGGAGCTCTCCAAACACGTCCGACTCCTCTCCCTGTGCAGCTCATTCTGCCCAGCATCAGTATGAGTCACGTGACAATTCCCTAAAGCAGTACAGCTTGGGATATTATATTCGGCCGGTGTAGACGGACATCTTTAAGAAgggcaaattttgtttttaaagtgtaCAGAGAATAACGTTATTCgtttgttttaatgtaatttaactgTACGGCAGTCCGTCTAAAATAAACCAGGAGTGCTACCAGTACGAGTTCGACACTTAGCAAAAGGCATTAGTTTCACAGCGCGTTTCATTAATATTTGCTTTCCAGCACATAAAATGGCCGCTCTCTTATACAGTTTAGGTGACGATCTCCACTGCTTTGGCATGTGACACGCTGCGCTTGTAACACGCCCACCTCTTAGCTGTGATGCGATTGGCCGTAGAAAGCGTCTGTAGGTAAAAGAAGCGTGCCTATTGGTTGAAAGCTGTGTTGTTAATTTTGCAGCCCTAATCTACTGTAGGTGGAAAGGAGCTGGTCACGGCAAGAAATAAGGAGCAAACCTTTAAGTATATGCTGTGTGCCGGAAACTATACTATATGTCTGCGAGGTCTGACAATGAAGGGCAGCTGTTTATCATAAACACTATGTCTGTGAGGTGTGCTTCTCACCCCAAACTAGGGATTTGCACCTTGCACGTAGAGCCATGTTAGTTTACTGTAACTCCCAGCTCTCTCTGAGACATTGGCAGGTTGTAG
This window contains:
- the rgs9bp.S gene encoding regulator of G-protein signaling 9-binding protein A; the protein is MLKEECKALLDALNKVTGCYRHLVLTIGGTSDSQNLREELKKTRQKAQELAVANRNTLTSTLKDHRLTKEDKAEFERLWVIFSTCMDILETDMRRALVLGQEFPLNIPKKHLIQTGMSGGTSGVAARAMSAQNMRYEAEHNIDVMDLKDLENEINLMGEMMYEMEMKVSVPQWTVEAKQDPGAELKSIMSAGASSPGIISLDAHKSICDLSKILAGVVFSAVLIIAIVLAVCVVKLS